Proteins encoded by one window of Arabidopsis thaliana chromosome 2, partial sequence:
- the SON1 gene encoding F-box and associated interaction domains-containing protein (SUPPRESSOR OF NIM1-1 1 (SON1); CONTAINS InterPro DOMAIN/s: F-box domain, cyclin-like (InterPro:IPR001810), F-box domain, Skp2-like (InterPro:IPR022364), F-box associated domain, type 1 (InterPro:IPR006527), F-box associated interaction domain (InterPro:IPR017451); BEST Arabidopsis thaliana protein match is: F-box and associated interaction domains-containing protein (TAIR:AT3G17710.1); Has 1389 Blast hits to 1359 proteins in 37 species: Archae - 0; Bacteria - 0; Metazoa - 0; Fungi - 0; Plants - 1389; Viruses - 0; Other Eukaryotes - 0 (source: NCBI BLink).), producing MALPWELEEDILSRLPPISLVRFRTVSKHWNSLFNDKTFINNHLSRSRPEFIILTNSKIYSVDIIDHNNIDPTIRLHEIPTYDIHSRGTDLNRTIINTCDEFLFYNYRYWDNMTALWNPWLRQVRWIEYANQEFCVFGLGYDNSRPEKVYKILGHLFCHGKVLRDQKVVIYECASDSLRFIDRPEDDDWPITETAKRSNVSLNGNLYWFGCSNYENDEYYIRIFDFSTEDFKPFCLLPCQMSHSTDELVLAVYKGDRFSLLKQCSVTREIGVWVTKERISNDNGNGGEGVEWLKLMTLSKPNLPKLFGTVSYFIYGKTLYMCNGDDETALACIYIVREDVCKKFQIGSGNINCRHCVYTPNLLSLPLFIG from the coding sequence ATGGCTCTTCCGTGGGAGTTGGAGGAAGACATACTCTCTCGTCTGCCACCTATATCTCTTGTTCGATTCAGAACCGTGTCTAAACACTGGAACTCTCTTTTCAACGACAAGACTTTCATCAACAATCACTTGTCTCGCTCCCGTCCCGAATTCATTATCTTGACCAATTCCAAGATTTATTCGGTAGACATCATCGATCACAACAACATCGATCCAACGATAAGGTTGCATGAGATACCCACCTATGATATTCATAGCCGGGGTACAGATTTGAATCGCACAATTATAAATACTTGCGATGAGTTCTTGTTTTATAACTATCGGTATTGGGACAACATGACAGCTCTCTGGAATCCATGGTTGAGACAGGTTAGATGGATCGAGTACGCGAATCAAGAGTTCTGTGTTTTCGGCTTAGGGTACGATAATAGTAGACCCGAAAAGGTTTACAAGATCTTGGGCCATTTGTTTTGTCACGGTAAAGTCTTGAGAGATCAGAAAGTTGTGATCTACGAGTGTGCGTCTGACTCGTTGAGGTTTATTGATAGACCTGAGGATGACGACTGGCCCATAACTGAAACAGCTAAACGATCAAATGTGTCATTAAATGGAAATCTCTATTGGTTTGGTTGTAGTAATTATGAGAATGATGAGTACTACATCCGAATCTTTGATTTCTCGACGGAGGATTTCAAACCTTTTTGTCTCCTTCCGTGTCAAATGAGCCATAGTACTGATGAACTTGTCCTCGCGGTTTATAAGGGAGATCGGTTTTCGTTGTTAAAGCAATGCAGTGTAACAAGGGAGATTGGGGTATGGGTAACGAAAGAGAGGATTAGTAATGACAATGGGAACGGTGGAGAGGGCGTGGAGTGGTTAAAGTTGATGACCTTGTCAAAACCTAACTTGCCAAAGTTATTTGGTACGGTTAGTTACTTCATCTATGGGAAGACCTTATACATGTGTAATGGCGACGATGAAACTGCATTGGCTTGCATCTATATTGTGAGGGAAGATGTGTGCAAGAAGTTTCAAATAGGTTCTGGAAATATTAACTGTCGTCACTGTGTTTATACACCCAATTTGCTCTCGCTTCCTTTATTTATAGGTTAG
- a CDS encoding pantothenate kinase (Uncharacterised conserved protein (UCP030210); CONTAINS InterPro DOMAIN/s: Domain of unknown function DUF89 (InterPro:IPR002791), Uncharacterised conserved protein UCP030210 (InterPro:IPR016949); BEST Arabidopsis thaliana protein match is: Uncharacterised conserved protein (UCP030210) (TAIR:AT2G17340.1); Has 35333 Blast hits to 34131 proteins in 2444 species: Archae - 798; Bacteria - 22429; Metazoa - 974; Fungi - 991; Plants - 531; Viruses - 0; Other Eukaryotes - 9610 (source: NCBI BLink).), with protein MIPFPLLPTPIETNYRACTIPYRFPSDNLKKATPTEISWINVFANSIPSFKKRAESDTSVPDAPARAKIFEQRYAGFLEGWKKDPESNGGPPDGVILGRVREHLLRELGFRDIFKKVKDEENAKAISLFPEVVSLSDAIEDDGERLENLVRGIFAGNIFDLGSAQLAEVFSRDGISFLATSQNLVPRPWVIDDLNKFQAKWVKKPWKKAVIFVDNSGADIILGILPFARELLRRGIQVVLAANELPAINDVTYTELTDIVSQLKDGNGQLIGVDTSKLLIANSGNDLAVIDLSRVSHELAYLSSDADLVILEGMGRGIETNLYAQFKCDSLKIGMVKHVEVAQFLGGRLYDCVFKFNEVQS; from the exons ATGATTCCGTTTCCTCTGTTACCAACGCCGATTGAAACCAACTACAGAGCTTGCACCATTCCTTATAGATTCCCTTCCGATAATCTCAAGAAAGCCACTCCTACTGAAATCTCCTGGATCAACGTCTTCGCCAATTCCATTCCTTCTTTCAA GAAACGTGCAGAGAGCGATACCAGTGTTCCAGATGCTCCTGCTAGAGCTAAAATTTTTGAACAAAg ATATGCGGGATTTCTTGAAGGCTGGAAGAAAGATCCAGAGAGTAATGGTGGGCCACCAGATGGTGTT ATTCTCGGCCGAGTTCGTGAGCATTTACTCAGAGAGTTAGGATTTAGGGACATATTCAAGAAAGTCAAG GATGAGGAGAATGCAAAGGCTATATCACTATTTCCTGAAGTTGTCAGTCTGAGTGATGCTATTGAAGATGACGGAGAACGGTTAGAGAATTTGGTGAGAGGGATATTTGCTGGAAACATCTTTGATCTTGGTTCTGCACAG CTTGCTGAGGTTTTCTCAAGGGATGGCATATCTTTCTTGGCTACCTCTCAAAACTTGGTTCCACGACCATGGGTCATCGATGACTTGAACAAGTTCCAAGCCAAATGGGTCAAGAAGCCTTGGAAGAAG GCAGtgatttttgttgataattcTGGTGCAGACATAATTTTGGGTATTTTGCCTTTCGCAAGAGAGTTGCTCCGTCGAGGAATTCAG GTGGTGCTAGCTGCTAACGAGCTGCCAGCTATCAACGATGTAACATATACTGAGCTTACAGATATCGTGTCGCAG TTAAAGGATGGAAATGGCCAATTGATAGGCGTTGATACTTCAAAGCTTCTGATTGCAAATTCAGGGAACGATTTAGCG GTTATTGATCTCTCAAGAGTATCGCACGAGCTTGCTTACCTTTCATCTGATGCAGACTTAGTCATCCTAGAAGGCATG GGTCGCGGGATCGAGACAAACCTTTATGCTCAGTTCAAGTGTGATTCTCTCAAGATCGGAATG GTGAAGCACGTTGAAGTAGCACAGTTTCTCGGAGGACGACTTTACGACTGTGTCTTTAAATTCAATGAAGTTCAGAGTTAA
- a CDS encoding pantothenate kinase yields the protein MIPFPLLPTPIETNYRACTIPYRFPSDNLKKATPTEISWINVFANSIPSFKKRAESDTSVPDAPARAKIFEQRYAGFLEGWKKDPESNGGPPDGVILGRVREHLLRELGFRDIFKKVKDEENAKAISLFPEVVSLSDAIEDDGERLENLVRGIFAGNIFDLGSAQLAEVFSRDGISFLATSQNLVPRPWVIDDLNKFQAKWVKKPWKKAVIFVDNSGADIILGILPFARELLRRGIQVVLAANELPAINDVTYTELTDIVSQLKDGNGQLIGVDTSKLLIANSGNDLAVIDLSRVSHELAYLSSDADLVILEGMGRGIETNLYAQFKCDSLKIGMVVLSLCHVTLSLF from the exons ATGATTCCGTTTCCTCTGTTACCAACGCCGATTGAAACCAACTACAGAGCTTGCACCATTCCTTATAGATTCCCTTCCGATAATCTCAAGAAAGCCACTCCTACTGAAATCTCCTGGATCAACGTCTTCGCCAATTCCATTCCTTCTTTCAA GAAACGTGCAGAGAGCGATACCAGTGTTCCAGATGCTCCTGCTAGAGCTAAAATTTTTGAACAAAg ATATGCGGGATTTCTTGAAGGCTGGAAGAAAGATCCAGAGAGTAATGGTGGGCCACCAGATGGTGTT ATTCTCGGCCGAGTTCGTGAGCATTTACTCAGAGAGTTAGGATTTAGGGACATATTCAAGAAAGTCAAG GATGAGGAGAATGCAAAGGCTATATCACTATTTCCTGAAGTTGTCAGTCTGAGTGATGCTATTGAAGATGACGGAGAACGGTTAGAGAATTTGGTGAGAGGGATATTTGCTGGAAACATCTTTGATCTTGGTTCTGCACAG CTTGCTGAGGTTTTCTCAAGGGATGGCATATCTTTCTTGGCTACCTCTCAAAACTTGGTTCCACGACCATGGGTCATCGATGACTTGAACAAGTTCCAAGCCAAATGGGTCAAGAAGCCTTGGAAGAAG GCAGtgatttttgttgataattcTGGTGCAGACATAATTTTGGGTATTTTGCCTTTCGCAAGAGAGTTGCTCCGTCGAGGAATTCAG GTGGTGCTAGCTGCTAACGAGCTGCCAGCTATCAACGATGTAACATATACTGAGCTTACAGATATCGTGTCGCAG TTAAAGGATGGAAATGGCCAATTGATAGGCGTTGATACTTCAAAGCTTCTGATTGCAAATTCAGGGAACGATTTAGCG GTTATTGATCTCTCAAGAGTATCGCACGAGCTTGCTTACCTTTCATCTGATGCAGACTTAGTCATCCTAGAAGGCATG GGTCGCGGGATCGAGACAAACCTTTATGCTCAGTTCAAGTGTGATTCTCTCAAGATCGGAATGGTAGTACTTTCTCTATGTCACGTTACTCTCTCTTTATTCTGA
- a CDS encoding pantothenate kinase (Uncharacterised conserved protein (UCP030210); CONTAINS InterPro DOMAIN/s: Domain of unknown function DUF89 (InterPro:IPR002791), Uncharacterised conserved protein UCP030210 (InterPro:IPR016949); BEST Arabidopsis thaliana protein match is: Uncharacterised conserved protein (UCP030210) (TAIR:AT4G35360.1); Has 357 Blast hits to 356 proteins in 130 species: Archae - 52; Bacteria - 55; Metazoa - 104; Fungi - 0; Plants - 135; Viruses - 0; Other Eukaryotes - 11 (source: NCBI BLink).), whose amino-acid sequence MESDSEMVPFPQLPMPIENNYRACTIPYRFPSDDPKKATPNEISWINVFANSIPSFKKRAESDITVPDAPARAEKFAERYAGILEDLKKDPESHGGPPDGILLCRLREQVLRELGFRDIFKKVKDEENAKAISLFPQVVSLSDAIEDDGKRLENLVRGIFAGNIFDLGSAQLAEVFSRDGMSFLASCQNLVPRPWVIDDLENFQAKWINKSWKKAVIFVDNSGADIILGILPFARELLRRGAQVVLAANELPSINDITCTELTEILSQLKDENGQLLGVDTSKLLIANSGNDLPVIDLSRVSQELAYLSSDADLVIVEGMGRGIETNLYAQFKCDSLKIGMVKHLEVAEFLGGRLYDCVFKFNEVQS is encoded by the exons ATGGAGAGCGATTCAGAGATGGTTCCGTTTCCTCAACTACCGATGCCAATAGAAAACAACTACAGAGCTTGCACAATTCCTTACAGATTTCCTTCTGATGATCCCAAGAAAGCCACTCCAAATGAAATCTCGTGGATCAACGTCTTCGCCAATTCCATTCCTTCTTTCAA GAAACGTGCAGAGAGCGATATCACTGTTCCAGATGCTCCTGCTAGAGCTGAAAAATTTGCAGAAAG ATATGCTGGGATTCTTGAAGACTTGAAGAAAGATCCAGAGAGTCATGGCGGACCACCAGATGGCATT CTTCTATGCCGACTTCGTGAGCAAGTACTCAGAGAGTTAGGATTTAGGGACATATTCAAGAAAGTTAAG GATGAGGAGAATGCAAAGGCTATATCACTATTTCCTCAAGTTGTCAGTCTGAGTGATGCTATTGAAGATGACGGAAAACGGTTAGAGAATTTGGTGAGAGGGATATTTGCTGGAAACATCTTTGATCTTGGTTCTGCACAG CTTGCTGAAGTTTTCTCAAGGGATGGTATGTCTTTCTTGGCTAGCTGTCAAAACTTGGTTCCACGACCATGGGTCATTGATGACTTGGAAAACTTCCAAGCCAAATGGATCAATAAGTCTTGGAAGAAG GCAGtgatttttgttgataattcTGGTGCAGACATAATTTTGGGTATTTTGCCGTTTGCAAGAGAGTTGCTCCGTCGAGGAGCTCAG GTGGTGCTGGCTGCTAATGAGCTGCCATCTATCAATGACATAACATGTACCGAGCTTACAGAAATCTTGTCACAG TTGAAGGATGAAAATGGCCAATTGCTAGGTGTTGATACTTCGAAGCTTCTGATTGCAAATTCGGGGAATGACTTACCA GTTATCGATCTCTCAAGAGTATCACAGGAGCTTGCTTACCTTTCATCTGATGCCGACTTAGTCATCGTAGAAGGCATG GGTCGTGGAATTGAGACAAACCTTTATGCTCAGTTCAAGTGTGATTCTCTCAAGATTGGAATG GTGAAGCATCTTGAAGTAGCAGAGTTTCTCGGAGGACGGCTCTATGACTGTGTCTTCAAATTCAATGAAGTTCAGAGCTAA
- a CDS encoding beta-mannosyltransferase-like protein (unknown protein; Has 119 Blast hits to 93 proteins in 40 species: Archae - 0; Bacteria - 3; Metazoa - 18; Fungi - 12; Plants - 44; Viruses - 0; Other Eukaryotes - 42 (source: NCBI BLink).): MSLRIKLVVDKFVEELKQALDADIQDRIMKEREMQSYIEEREREVAEREAAWKAELSRRETEIARQEARLKMERENLEKEKSVLMGTASNQDNQDGALEITVSGEKYRCLRFSKAKK, translated from the exons ATGTCGCTGAGAATTAAATTAGTGGTGGATAAGTTTGTGGAGGAGCTTAAGCAAGCACTTGACGCTGATATACAAGATCGGATcatgaaggagagagagatgcaGAGTTATATAGAAGAGCGTGAGCGTGAAGTCGCTGAGCGAGAAGCTGCCTGGAAAGCTGAGCTCTCTCGCCGTGag ACGGAGATCGCTAGACAGGAAGCGAGGttgaagatggagagagagaatctggagaaggagaagagtgTTCTTATGGGGACTGCGTCGAATCAGGATAATCAAGATGGTGCTCTGGAAATTACTGTGAGTGGTGAGAAATATCGGTGTCTTAGATTCTCTAAGGCTAAGAAATGA
- a CDS encoding Ribosomal protein S4 (RPS4A) family protein (Ribosomal protein S4 (RPS4A) family protein; CONTAINS InterPro DOMAIN/s: Ribosomal protein S4e, central (InterPro:IPR013845), Ribosomal protein S4e, N-terminal, conserved site (InterPro:IPR018199), RNA-binding S4 (InterPro:IPR002942), Ribosomal protein S4e, N-terminal (InterPro:IPR013843), Ribosomal protein S4e (InterPro:IPR000876); BEST Arabidopsis thaliana protein match is: Ribosomal protein S4 (RPS4A) family protein (TAIR:AT5G07090.1).), with product MARGLKKHLKRLNAPKHWMLDKLGGAFAPKPSSGPHKSRECLPLVLIIRNRLKYALTYREVISILMQRHIQVDGKVRTDKTYPAGFMDVVSIPKTNENFRLLYDTKGRFRLHSIKDEEAKFKLCKVRSIQFGQKGIPYLNTYDGRTIRYPDPLIKPNDTIKLDLEENKIVEFIKFDVGKCVHNR from the exons ATG GCAAGAGGTTTGAAGAAGCATTTGAAGAGGCTCAATGCTCCTAAGCATTGGATGCTTGATAAACTTGGTGGTGCCTTT GCCCCCAAGCCGTCTTCTGGGCCACACAAGTCTAGGGAGTGTTTACCCTTGGTCCTTATCATCAGGAACAGGTTGAAGTATGCTCTGACATACAGAGAAGTGATTTCGATCTTGATGCAAAGGCATATTCAGGTTGATGGGAAAGTGAGGACTGACAAGACTTACCCTGCTGGTTTCATGG aTGTTGTGTCTATCCCCAAAACAAATGAGAACTTCCGTCTTTTGTATGACACCAAGGGACGTTTCCGTCTCCACTCCATCAAGGATGAGGAGGCTAAG TTCAAGCTTTGCAAAGTGAGATCGATCCAATTTGGTCAGAAGGGTATTCCCTACTTGAACACATATGATGGTCGCACCATCCGTTATCCTGACCCGCTCATCAAGCCTAACGACACCATCAAGCTCGACCTTGAGGAGAACAAGATTGTGGAGTTCATTAAGTTTGAT GTTGGGAAATGTGTACACAATCGGTAA
- a CDS encoding Ribosomal protein S4 (RPS4A) family protein (Ribosomal protein S4 (RPS4A) family protein; FUNCTIONS IN: structural constituent of ribosome; INVOLVED IN: translation; LOCATED IN: cytosolic small ribosomal subunit, plasma membrane, chloroplast; EXPRESSED IN: 26 plant structures; EXPRESSED DURING: 15 growth stages; CONTAINS InterPro DOMAIN/s: Ribosomal protein S4e, central (InterPro:IPR013845), Ribosomal protein S4e, N-terminal, conserved site (InterPro:IPR018199), KOW (InterPro:IPR005824), RNA-binding S4 (InterPro:IPR002942), Ribosomal protein S4e, N-terminal (InterPro:IPR013843), Ribosomal protein S4e (InterPro:IPR000876); BEST Arabidopsis thaliana protein match is: Ribosomal protein S4 (RPS4A) family protein (TAIR:AT5G07090.1); Has 1386 Blast hits to 1386 proteins in 444 species: Archae - 258; Bacteria - 2; Metazoa - 428; Fungi - 183; Plants - 271; Viruses - 0; Other Eukaryotes - 244 (source: NCBI BLink).): MARGLKKHLKRLNAPKHWMLDKLGGAFAPKPSSGPHKSRECLPLVLIIRNRLKYALTYREVISILMQRHIQVDGKVRTDKTYPAGFMDVVSIPKTNENFRLLYDTKGRFRLHSIKDEEAKFKLCKVRSIQFGQKGIPYLNTYDGRTIRYPDPLIKPNDTIKLDLEENKIVEFIKFDVGNVVMVTGGRNRGRVGVIKNREKHKGSFETIHIQDSTGHEFATRLGNVYTIGKGTKPWVSLPKGKGIKLTIIEEARKRLSAQQA; the protein is encoded by the exons ATG GCAAGAGGTTTGAAGAAGCATTTGAAGAGGCTCAATGCTCCTAAGCATTGGATGCTTGATAAACTTGGTGGTGCCTTT GCCCCCAAGCCGTCTTCTGGGCCACACAAGTCTAGGGAGTGTTTACCCTTGGTCCTTATCATCAGGAACAGGTTGAAGTATGCTCTGACATACAGAGAAGTGATTTCGATCTTGATGCAAAGGCATATTCAGGTTGATGGGAAAGTGAGGACTGACAAGACTTACCCTGCTGGTTTCATGG aTGTTGTGTCTATCCCCAAAACAAATGAGAACTTCCGTCTTTTGTATGACACCAAGGGACGTTTCCGTCTCCACTCCATCAAGGATGAGGAGGCTAAG TTCAAGCTTTGCAAAGTGAGATCGATCCAATTTGGTCAGAAGGGTATTCCCTACTTGAACACATATGATGGTCGCACCATCCGTTATCCTGACCCGCTCATCAAGCCTAACGACACCATCAAGCTCGACCTTGAGGAGAACAAGATTGTGGAGTTCATTAAGTTTGATGTGGGCAACGTAGTTATGGTCACTGGAGGAAGAAACAGAGGGCGTGTTGGTGTGATTAAGAACCGTGAGAAACACAAGGGTAGCTTTGAAACCATCCACATTCAAGACTCAACAGGACATGAGTTTGCAACAAGGTTGGGAAATGTGTACACAATCGGTAAGGGAACAAAGCCATGGGTGTCCCTTCCAAAGGGTAAAGGTATTAAGTTGACCATCATTGAGGAAGCCAGGAAGAGACTTTCTGCTCAACAAGCTTGA